DNA from Daphnia pulicaria isolate SC F1-1A chromosome 3, SC_F0-13Bv2, whole genome shotgun sequence:
CTGGACTCATTTTGCGTCGTTCTAATTGGCAATGACCGATTCGTTGATGGCAACATCAACGCATTTTGGAGTGACCTTGATTGGCGGCAGCTAGAAGGCAGCAACACTCTTGGTAAAATGGAAGAATATAAACAAGAGAAGGACGAACACTTGGTAGCTATTTCAGGTTCATTGTTTTGTGAATTAATCATGCCTCATGTTAGAGGTCAGTGAGGGCTATCTCAGCGAGCTCACATAGCAACATCTTCAAATAATACTGGTTCCTTGTCTGTGCCAAGCTATTCGGGCAGCGTATAAATACCGATCGCTTTTACAAATTTTGGTAGACATTCAGTTTCACCTCGGCTGATTTGAAGTTGCGCTCCTGATTGCTCTTGGTTGTATAGAATTGAGAATTCATTCAACATGGCCACTTTAAACTTTGTTTCGCTGTTGCTGGTTTGTGATATTTCCAATCTTTTCACGCATTTATTTTGTATAAATAGTTATTGTATTATGTTAATAATGTACATGAAAATGCtgtcatatttttctttctaatgaACCAGATCGTTTGTTGTATTGCGTCAACGATCGAGACCCATTCGGTTCCCCTCGCAGGTGACAGAGAAGCTAAAAATGTGTTGTTCTTTCCATTCCGACCGATTCTGCCCCACGCGTATGGTCTCGAATCTCGCTATGGATACGGAAGTCGTCAGACCAATTCGCCAATCAATCCTTCCATCGGTAATCAAACTAAATCCACTTATATGTCATGTTTGGCGTTTGAATTTGGGCAGATATCTGCGCATTTTATTCCGATTTTGTATTATAATTTGCGGTTATTAACTGTTAATTTTGAACCAATTTGTTATTATAATGCGCAATTACGgttatttgatttgttgttggAGTAGCCCAAAATGGTCTCGGCCCGTTTTTCGGTTATTTCCCTAATTTGTTGACACAGCCGTGTCCAGCCTGTGCTGAATGCGCAACTACCGAGATGCCACCAACAACCAGCCCAGCGCCCATTGTGGAACCTGTCACTTGTCCttcatttgaaataataacaaaaggtACGGCCTGTATGAATATCCTTGAGCGCAAGCATGTGCCACACTCTAATTACAACTATTATCTAACATTACTGTATAGTATATGCGGA
Protein-coding regions in this window:
- the LOC124328901 gene encoding uncharacterized protein LOC124328901; amino-acid sequence: MATLNFVSLLLIVCCIASTIETHSVPLAGDREAKNVLFFPFRPILPHAYGLESRYGYGSRQTNSPINPSIAQNGLGPFFGYFPNLLTQPCPACAECATTEMPPTTSPAPIVEPVTCPSFEIITKDCPVTPFTNVVGSNGTFELDIPATPKTILQCLLTFISIYNDNKIEFKCSDIPAQTNMLFTTSNMTPAPTNGRLVQDTLYTSPAGEVDLSINNVLDDTKNLKLACTWKSIKP